Proteins encoded by one window of Nocardioides euryhalodurans:
- a CDS encoding ABC transporter ATP-binding protein — protein MIAVEGVTKQYGHFTAVDDVTFTARPGRVTGFLGPNGAGKSTTMRVMVGLTRASSGTVTISGRHYVDLPNPGLEVGVLLDASAQHAGRTGREILVIAQQFMGLPRQRVDQMLEVVSLTPAEASRRVGNYSLGMRQRLGIATALIGDPEVLILDEPANGLDPAGIRWMRDLLRGYADRGGTVLLSSHLLHEIEVIADDIVMIGNGRIVSQGTKTELLHAAGTVVRATDIAVLQRALEQLGITATVDENGDENGAGGGAVLRTDVDPALVGKVALEVGVALTELRAADAGLEDMFLELTATSQRDVAIA, from the coding sequence ATGATCGCCGTCGAGGGCGTCACCAAGCAGTACGGCCACTTCACCGCGGTCGACGACGTCACCTTCACCGCCCGGCCGGGACGGGTGACCGGATTCCTCGGCCCGAACGGGGCCGGGAAGTCGACCACGATGCGGGTCATGGTCGGCCTGACCCGCGCCAGCTCGGGGACCGTCACCATCTCCGGACGCCACTACGTCGACCTGCCCAACCCCGGCCTGGAGGTCGGGGTCCTCCTTGACGCGTCCGCACAGCACGCGGGCCGGACAGGCCGCGAGATCCTGGTCATCGCGCAGCAGTTCATGGGCCTGCCACGACAGCGCGTCGACCAGATGCTGGAGGTCGTCAGCCTGACCCCTGCCGAGGCGTCCCGCCGGGTCGGCAACTACTCACTCGGGATGCGGCAGCGGCTCGGCATCGCCACCGCCCTGATCGGCGACCCTGAGGTGCTCATCCTCGACGAGCCTGCCAACGGCCTGGACCCTGCCGGCATCCGCTGGATGCGCGACCTGCTCCGTGGCTACGCCGATCGCGGCGGCACCGTCCTGCTCTCCTCCCACCTGCTGCACGAGATCGAGGTCATCGCCGACGACATCGTGATGATCGGCAACGGCCGCATCGTCTCCCAAGGCACCAAGACCGAGCTGCTGCACGCTGCCGGCACGGTCGTCCGCGCCACGGACATCGCCGTGCTCCAACGTGCGCTCGAACAGCTGGGCATCACCGCCACCGTCGACGAGAACGGTGACGAGAACGGCGCCGGAGGTGGTGCCGTGTTGCGCACCGACGTGGACCCTGCCCTGGTCGGGAAGGTCGCGCTGGAGGTCGGGGTCGCCCTCACCGAGCTCCGGGCCGCCGATGCCGGCTTGGAGGACATGTTCCTCGAGCTCACCGCCACCTCCCAGCGAGACGTGGCCATCGCATGA
- a CDS encoding ABC transporter permease, which yields MTAITADHVHVPATVPHRVPLARVTKVELRKMLDTRSGFWLVASIAISAVLATVGVILWAPDGEMTYSTFATAIRFPVVIILPLVAILAVTSEWSQRTGLTTFTLIPHRSRIITAKAVSSVLVAVAAMVLTFAVGALGNLLGAAVTGTSPVWDVTITQCAYYVFGMVLSLMVGFMLGVLIRASTGAIVAYFILTFLLPTVFGLLATSQQWFADLQPWVDIQFAQSGLFVFEQSLTGEQWAHIAVTGVTWLLIPMAVGLGFVMRAEVK from the coding sequence ATGACCGCCATCACAGCAGACCACGTCCACGTACCGGCCACAGTGCCCCACCGTGTGCCGCTGGCCCGGGTGACCAAGGTCGAGCTGCGCAAGATGCTCGACACCCGCTCCGGGTTCTGGCTGGTCGCGAGCATCGCCATCTCGGCCGTCCTGGCGACCGTAGGCGTCATCTTGTGGGCCCCCGACGGCGAGATGACCTACTCCACGTTCGCCACTGCCATCCGGTTCCCCGTCGTCATCATCCTGCCGCTGGTCGCGATCCTCGCGGTCACCAGCGAGTGGAGCCAACGCACCGGCCTCACCACGTTCACGCTCATCCCGCACCGCAGCCGCATCATCACCGCCAAGGCCGTCTCCTCGGTCCTCGTCGCCGTCGCCGCGATGGTGCTGACCTTCGCGGTCGGCGCGCTCGGCAACCTCCTCGGAGCAGCGGTGACCGGCACCTCCCCGGTCTGGGACGTGACGATCACGCAGTGCGCGTACTACGTGTTCGGGATGGTGCTGAGCCTGATGGTCGGCTTCATGCTCGGCGTGCTGATCCGTGCCTCGACCGGAGCGATCGTGGCCTACTTCATCCTGACGTTCCTGTTGCCCACCGTCTTCGGACTGCTGGCGACCAGCCAGCAGTGGTTCGCAGACCTGCAGCCGTGGGTCGACATCCAGTTCGCCCAGAGCGGCCTGTTCGTGTTCGAGCAGTCCCTGACGGGTGAGCAGTGGGCCCACATCGCCGTCACCGGAGTCACCTGGCTCCTCATCCCGATGGCCGTCGGGCTCGGGTTCGTGATGAGAGCCGAGGTCAAGTAG
- a CDS encoding DUF4386 domain-containing protein, giving the protein MTTTVQTVARSRTATDPTRRAATIVGWLFVLTYVTSIAAKIWFYPPLFDGNYITGPGQDTRVLWGAFSEAILIIANIGTATVIYTVIKKRHPNLALSFVAARVMESVFIAVGILAVLTVVTLRQDYAAAGEQSAAGLAVVGDAFLAMQEWTFGLGPSFVVGVGNGCILGYIMYRTGLVPRRLAMFGLIGGPLIILSGSAAMLGYIELDGTWQMLSAAPEFVWELGLGIYLIVKGFKSSPSTAEVSTR; this is encoded by the coding sequence ATGACCACCACAGTGCAGACCGTCGCCCGTTCCCGGACGGCAACCGACCCGACCCGACGTGCCGCCACCATCGTCGGCTGGCTGTTCGTCCTGACCTACGTCACGTCCATCGCGGCCAAGATCTGGTTCTACCCACCCCTGTTCGACGGGAACTACATCACCGGACCCGGGCAGGACACCCGCGTCCTGTGGGGGGCCTTCTCCGAGGCCATCCTCATCATCGCCAACATCGGCACCGCCACCGTCATCTACACCGTCATCAAGAAGCGGCACCCGAACCTGGCCCTCAGCTTCGTGGCTGCCCGCGTCATGGAGAGCGTGTTCATCGCGGTCGGCATCCTGGCGGTCCTCACCGTGGTCACCCTCAGACAGGACTACGCAGCAGCAGGCGAGCAGTCCGCGGCCGGCCTGGCCGTCGTCGGCGACGCGTTCCTCGCCATGCAGGAGTGGACCTTTGGCCTCGGCCCGTCGTTCGTCGTCGGCGTCGGGAACGGCTGCATCCTCGGCTACATCATGTACCGAACGGGTCTGGTACCTCGGCGACTGGCGATGTTCGGTCTCATCGGCGGCCCTCTGATCATCTTGTCCGGATCTGCCGCGATGCTGGGGTACATCGAGCTCGACGGGACGTGGCAGATGCTCTCCGCCGCTCCCGAGTTCGTGTGGGAGCTCGGCCTCGGCATCTATCTGATCGTCAAGGGCTTCAAGTCCTCGCCCAGCACCGCCGAGGTGAGCACCCGATGA
- a CDS encoding MFS transporter produces MGWGFIALYAASYTGGSLLFLAPLLVSLALKVNDLVGIGAAPGNLAMVTGIGSLLAIVANPLFGRLSDRTTARWGMRRPWMVTGVAAGALGTMVVATAPNITVVLVGWCICQVFFNATLAAQAAVLADQVPTQQRGAVSGLLGLAVPAASVAGTYLVQRFDYSTVLMFAVPCAVGGAAVLLFVWRLPDRRLAAEDKPPWSLRELAGTFFVSPRRNPDFAWAFLSRFLLVMAYAFLVTFQAFFLIAQVGSSEDAVPRQVYLGTVVQSVALVLVAPVAGRLSDRLGRRKVFVMVAAVIYASALFVIAGADSFDGYLVGMAIGGVGFGMYMAVDLALVVDVLSDPRTAAKDLGVLNIAGALPFALAPALAPGLLALGDGSYAILYAVAGACALAGAASIAPVRGVR; encoded by the coding sequence GTGGGGTGGGGGTTCATCGCCCTGTACGCCGCCTCCTACACCGGGGGGTCGCTGCTCTTCCTCGCCCCGCTCCTGGTGTCGCTGGCGTTGAAGGTGAACGACCTCGTCGGCATCGGCGCCGCACCCGGGAACCTGGCCATGGTCACCGGCATCGGGTCGCTGCTCGCCATCGTGGCCAACCCACTGTTCGGACGCCTCAGTGACCGAACCACCGCCAGGTGGGGGATGCGACGGCCCTGGATGGTCACCGGGGTCGCGGCTGGAGCCTTGGGAACGATGGTGGTCGCGACTGCACCGAACATCACCGTCGTCCTGGTCGGTTGGTGCATCTGCCAGGTCTTCTTCAACGCCACCCTCGCCGCGCAGGCCGCCGTCCTGGCCGATCAGGTCCCCACCCAGCAGCGCGGCGCCGTCTCCGGCCTCCTGGGTCTCGCCGTCCCCGCCGCATCCGTCGCCGGCACCTACCTGGTCCAGAGGTTCGACTACTCGACCGTGCTCATGTTCGCGGTGCCGTGCGCCGTCGGCGGGGCAGCCGTGCTGCTGTTCGTGTGGCGCCTCCCCGACCGGCGGCTCGCCGCCGAGGACAAACCGCCGTGGTCGCTGCGAGAGCTGGCGGGCACCTTCTTCGTGAGCCCGCGCCGCAACCCGGACTTCGCGTGGGCATTCCTTTCCCGCTTCCTGCTGGTCATGGCTTACGCGTTCCTCGTCACCTTCCAGGCGTTCTTCCTGATCGCGCAGGTCGGCAGCAGCGAGGACGCCGTGCCGCGGCAGGTGTACCTCGGCACGGTCGTCCAATCGGTCGCCCTGGTCCTCGTCGCGCCCGTCGCCGGACGCCTGTCCGACCGGCTGGGACGTCGCAAGGTGTTCGTCATGGTCGCGGCCGTCATCTATGCCAGCGCGCTCTTCGTCATCGCCGGCGCCGACTCCTTCGACGGATACCTGGTCGGGATGGCCATCGGTGGAGTCGGATTCGGCATGTACATGGCCGTCGACCTCGCCCTCGTCGTCGACGTCCTCTCCGACCCCCGGACGGCGGCCAAGGACCTTGGCGTCCTCAACATCGCCGGCGCCCTGCCCTTTGCTCTCGCGCCCGCCCTGGCACCCGGACTCTTGGCGCTCGGGGACGGTAGCTACGCCATCCTGTACGCCGTTGCCGGAGCCTGCGCGCTGGCCGGCGCTGCTTCGATCGCTCCCGTCAGGGGCGTTCGCTAG
- a CDS encoding DJ-1/PfpI family protein yields the protein MLVAYLLYPRFTALDVVGPFQVLAAAPGMQSVFVAAEAGTVLDDTGLCALQAGTSLGGVASADVVLIPGSDCLCDPDPALVEWLRLVHPATTWTLSVGTGSSYLAAAGALEGAAAATHWASAQRLTDVGVTYSQERVVRAGKVLTSAGASAGIDLALTLLGLSHGPDVAQAVQLALEYDPQPPYDAGSPAKAPAEIGELVSSYYAQRCS from the coding sequence ATGTTGGTCGCCTACCTGCTCTACCCCCGGTTCACCGCCCTCGACGTGGTGGGACCCTTCCAGGTCCTTGCTGCCGCTCCGGGCATGCAGAGCGTGTTCGTGGCGGCCGAGGCCGGCACCGTCCTCGACGACACGGGGTTGTGTGCGCTCCAGGCGGGCACGAGCCTCGGTGGCGTCGCCTCGGCCGATGTGGTGCTCATACCTGGCAGCGACTGCTTGTGCGACCCGGACCCCGCCCTCGTCGAGTGGCTCCGTCTCGTGCACCCGGCGACGACCTGGACTCTCAGCGTCGGCACCGGATCCAGCTACCTCGCCGCCGCGGGTGCTCTCGAGGGTGCCGCGGCCGCCACCCACTGGGCCTCGGCACAGCGTCTGACCGATGTGGGCGTCACCTACAGCCAAGAGCGGGTCGTCCGGGCCGGAAAGGTGCTGACCTCGGCCGGCGCCTCAGCCGGGATCGACCTGGCGCTGACCTTGTTGGGCCTCAGCCACGGTCCGGACGTCGCGCAGGCGGTGCAGCTGGCCCTCGAGTACGACCCTCAACCCCCGTACGACGCCGGCTCCCCGGCGAAGGCGCCCGCTGAGATCGGCGAGCTCGTGAGTTCCTACTACGCGCAAAGGTGCAGCTGA
- a CDS encoding LuxR C-terminal-related transcriptional regulator has translation MVDALVRTKLAQPHPRPGLVDRARLTEVLVRARDAAVVLVSAPAGFGKTTLLASALTREPRVAWVSLDARDSDAARFWAYVLHALEGASPGCATTALALLETGHGSFEDVVAALVNELSVRPVDLTLVLDDYHLADGPEVSDGVTLLLEHRPPQLHLVLGTRADPALPLSRLRARGDLVEVRAADLRFTTEEADSYLNVVHDLGLTMADVVALESRTEGWAAALQLAALSLRNRDDPPAFIASFAGDGRYVVDYLADEVLDQQPPQLRRFLLDTSVLARLHGPLCDAVTGPVADMPGTAVLELLERRNLLLVPLDDHRRWYRYHHLFADVLRSRLRAERPDDIPVLHSRASVWYDEVGDVEAAVRHAFAADDVDRAADLIEVAAPELRRRRAEGVLRSWVSMVPPEVVARRPVLGSTFVGALMASNIFDEVSGRLDAIEASLAAAEAPVVRDQAEWQRLPAVVATQRAGLALVGGDVAGTLAHAEEAMSRATAGDELTRASAAALKGLASWTSGNLSAALDGYLAATRGLAATGHVSDALACTITVVELELLHGDLDAARDAVHRALALVDTADEASPRTGAVVRGTADMWVAMARVTWEQGDVEATAQHLQRAGDLGEAAGLAQQPYRWRVALALVRESQGDLAAADALLTEADRLFNSDFSPNVRPVPAVRAGVHIRAGDLDAAYGWATAAGVTAADELTYLRECEHITLARLLLADHEATGDPAKLGQAVELLTRLHGAAAEAGRTAAVVETDLLLVAARDIAGGHDGALHQLGRVVDLLRPRHWLRPLLDAPPRVQDLLRRLPDATPLPAAAGAPVPARTLTASETHAPAVEPAAEPGAPLVVSLSSRELDVLRLLGSDLDGPAIARHLNVSLPTVRTHTQHIYAKLGVNNRRAAVRRGHQLHL, from the coding sequence ATGGTCGACGCCCTGGTGCGGACCAAGCTGGCTCAGCCGCACCCCCGGCCGGGACTGGTGGACCGGGCGCGGCTGACCGAGGTTCTGGTGCGTGCCCGGGACGCTGCCGTGGTCCTGGTGTCGGCACCGGCGGGCTTCGGGAAGACGACCCTGCTCGCCTCCGCACTGACACGCGAGCCTCGGGTGGCCTGGGTGTCGCTGGATGCCCGCGACAGCGACGCCGCCCGCTTCTGGGCCTACGTCCTGCATGCCCTCGAGGGAGCGAGCCCCGGGTGCGCGACCACCGCCTTGGCACTCCTCGAGACGGGCCACGGGTCGTTCGAGGACGTCGTGGCGGCCCTGGTGAACGAGCTCAGCGTACGTCCTGTGGACCTGACCCTGGTCCTGGACGACTACCACCTCGCCGACGGCCCCGAGGTGAGCGACGGCGTGACCTTGTTGTTGGAACACCGGCCACCGCAGCTGCACCTGGTCCTCGGCACCCGGGCCGACCCGGCTCTGCCGTTGTCGCGGCTTCGTGCTCGCGGCGACTTGGTCGAGGTCCGTGCTGCCGACCTGCGCTTCACCACCGAGGAGGCAGACAGCTACCTCAACGTGGTCCACGACCTCGGTCTCACCATGGCGGACGTGGTCGCGTTGGAGTCGCGGACCGAAGGATGGGCAGCAGCCCTGCAGCTGGCCGCCCTGTCGCTGCGGAACCGTGACGACCCGCCCGCGTTCATCGCATCGTTCGCAGGCGACGGCCGGTACGTCGTGGACTACCTGGCCGACGAGGTGCTCGACCAGCAACCTCCTCAGCTGCGCCGGTTCCTGCTGGACACCTCCGTGCTGGCACGCCTGCATGGCCCGCTGTGTGACGCGGTGACCGGCCCGGTCGCCGACATGCCGGGCACTGCGGTGCTGGAGCTGCTGGAGCGCCGCAACCTGCTGTTGGTCCCCCTGGACGACCACCGCCGCTGGTACCGCTACCACCACCTGTTCGCCGACGTCCTGCGGTCACGGCTGCGGGCCGAACGCCCTGACGACATCCCGGTACTCCACAGCCGGGCGAGCGTCTGGTACGACGAGGTCGGGGACGTGGAGGCAGCTGTGCGGCATGCCTTCGCCGCCGATGACGTGGACCGGGCCGCGGACCTCATCGAGGTGGCCGCACCGGAGCTGCGCCGTCGGCGGGCGGAGGGGGTGCTGCGCAGCTGGGTGTCGATGGTGCCGCCGGAGGTGGTGGCACGCCGGCCGGTGCTGGGGAGCACCTTCGTCGGCGCCCTGATGGCGAGCAACATCTTCGACGAAGTCAGCGGCAGGCTCGATGCCATCGAGGCCAGCCTGGCAGCAGCCGAGGCACCGGTGGTTCGGGACCAGGCCGAGTGGCAGCGGCTGCCTGCCGTGGTGGCGACGCAGCGGGCCGGCCTCGCGCTGGTGGGTGGGGACGTGGCAGGGACCCTCGCACACGCTGAGGAGGCGATGTCCCGGGCCACGGCGGGTGATGAGCTGACACGCGCGTCTGCCGCGGCGTTGAAGGGTCTGGCGTCCTGGACGTCCGGGAACCTCAGCGCAGCACTCGATGGATACCTGGCTGCGACGCGAGGGCTTGCGGCGACGGGCCACGTCTCGGATGCTCTGGCCTGCACGATCACGGTGGTCGAGCTGGAGCTGTTGCACGGCGACCTCGACGCCGCCCGGGACGCGGTGCACCGGGCGCTCGCCCTTGTCGACACTGCGGACGAGGCCTCGCCGAGGACCGGTGCGGTGGTGCGCGGGACGGCAGACATGTGGGTGGCGATGGCCCGCGTGACGTGGGAGCAGGGTGACGTCGAAGCGACCGCCCAGCACCTGCAGCGGGCCGGTGACCTGGGCGAGGCAGCAGGCCTGGCACAGCAGCCGTACCGGTGGCGGGTCGCGCTGGCCCTCGTCCGCGAGAGCCAGGGTGACCTGGCGGCCGCCGACGCGCTGCTCACCGAGGCCGACCGCTTGTTCAACAGCGACTTCTCGCCCAACGTTCGCCCCGTCCCCGCGGTACGCGCCGGCGTGCACATCAGGGCCGGCGACCTCGACGCCGCCTACGGCTGGGCGACAGCCGCAGGGGTCACGGCGGCTGATGAGCTGACCTACCTGCGGGAGTGCGAGCACATCACGCTGGCCCGGCTGCTGTTGGCCGACCACGAGGCGACCGGAGACCCGGCGAAGCTGGGACAGGCGGTGGAGCTGCTGACCCGCCTCCACGGAGCGGCTGCCGAGGCCGGGCGCACTGCCGCAGTGGTCGAGACCGACCTCTTGCTGGTCGCCGCCCGCGACATCGCCGGCGGACACGATGGGGCACTCCACCAGCTCGGGCGCGTGGTGGACCTGCTTCGGCCACGACACTGGCTGCGACCGCTCCTCGATGCGCCACCCCGGGTGCAGGACCTCCTGCGGCGGCTACCCGACGCAACGCCGCTCCCAGCCGCGGCAGGCGCCCCGGTTCCCGCTCGGACCCTGACGGCGTCAGAAACGCACGCGCCCGCGGTGGAGCCGGCCGCGGAGCCAGGAGCGCCCCTCGTCGTGTCGTTGAGCAGCCGCGAGCTCGACGTCCTTCGCCTGCTCGGGTCAGATCTCGACGGACCCGCCATCGCCCGCCACCTCAACGTGTCCCTGCCGACGGTCCGGACCCACACCCAACACATCTACGCCAAGCTCGGCGTCAACAACCGCCGCGCCGCCGTCCGCCGCGGGCACCAGCTGCACCTGTGA
- a CDS encoding GlxA family transcriptional regulator, producing MTFDTAQILDVTGPLEVFSSASRFLPVVQYRTHVVSALGGPVRASCGLEFASAPITEVTGPVDTLLVAGGADMDAAVADTNLRDEVGRLAAEARRVTSVCSGAFLLAAAGLLEGRRATTHWAECGLLDDTYAGVTVDPDAIYVHDGNVWTSAGVTAGIDLALALVADDHGHQAAATIARQLVVYLQRSGGQAQFSALLAGQTADTEPVRDLLSWLRDHLADDLSVAALARQLNLSERHFTRVFKAEVGATAADHVEAVRLDSACRLLETTNRTIEQIAKTCGFGTPETMNRTFRRRLDTTPGEHRHHFRGDIPAVRQGL from the coding sequence GTGACCTTCGACACGGCCCAGATCCTCGACGTCACCGGGCCGCTCGAGGTCTTCTCCAGCGCCAGCCGCTTCCTGCCCGTAGTCCAGTACCGCACCCACGTCGTGTCCGCCCTGGGCGGCCCGGTCCGAGCCAGCTGCGGGCTGGAGTTCGCCTCGGCTCCGATCACCGAAGTGACCGGGCCCGTCGACACGCTGCTGGTGGCCGGTGGCGCCGACATGGACGCGGCAGTCGCCGACACCAACCTGCGCGACGAAGTGGGGCGCCTCGCCGCGGAGGCGCGCCGGGTGACCTCGGTCTGTTCAGGCGCGTTCTTGCTCGCGGCAGCGGGACTGCTGGAGGGGCGCCGAGCAACCACCCACTGGGCAGAGTGCGGGCTGCTCGACGACACGTACGCAGGTGTCACGGTCGACCCCGACGCAATCTACGTTCACGACGGCAACGTGTGGACCTCTGCCGGCGTCACCGCCGGCATCGACCTCGCGCTCGCTCTCGTCGCCGACGACCACGGGCACCAGGCCGCCGCCACGATCGCGCGTCAGCTGGTCGTCTACCTGCAGCGCTCGGGTGGCCAGGCACAGTTCTCCGCCCTCCTGGCCGGGCAGACCGCCGACACCGAGCCGGTGCGGGACTTGCTGTCCTGGCTGCGCGACCACCTCGCCGACGACCTCTCCGTGGCAGCACTCGCCCGACAGCTCAACCTCTCCGAACGACATTTCACCCGAGTCTTCAAGGCCGAGGTGGGTGCCACCGCTGCAGACCACGTCGAAGCCGTCCGGCTCGATTCCGCATGCCGGCTGCTGGAGACCACCAACAGGACCATCGAACAGATCGCCAAGACGTGTGGCTTCGGAACACCCGAGACCATGAACCGAACCTTCCGGCGGCGGCTCGACACGACCCCGGGCGAACATCGCCACCACTTCCGGGGTGACATCCCCGCGGTTCGCCAGGGCTTGTAG
- a CDS encoding MMPL family transporter: MLVRLADWCYRRRRLVVLAWIAALVGGFALANTFGGELKQDYLQPGSESRAAADTLENNFPQRAGDTIQVVVHSEDGFASPQAQARAEAIFTDVADSDHVVGVASPFVDGGAQQISQDGTTAYAEVALDQRDSDFTPDQAKALVEPILEAGDDTVQVEVGGPVAALSQTAPFGTEGIGLLAAAVILLFTFGSAVAMGLPLVTAVFGLGTAIALGELLRRVVDVPDWAPPTAAMVGLGVGIDYALLIVTRFRSNLAEGHEPRRATVGAIATAGRAAVFAGLVVIVSMLGILLVGLSSLNGFAFTVSLAVLLVMTASVTLLPALLGFTGRNIERLHVPFFGKNPHAYNTSRWYRWSRFVQRRPWAAAVGGLAVLLTLAAPFLGLRLGFPDAQNDPPSFTTSRAYALLADGFGPGFSGPLVLTVQGASGGELLTATDAVGDQLAEVDGVARVSPAVVNDDGDTAVLSVVATTSPQDEATSDLVDVLRDTAVPDAVAGTGLTVDVGGMAAANLDITRGVADRLLLFFGGVLLVSFLLLMMVFRSVVVPLKAVLMNLLASAAAFGVLTVAVSGGWLGELVGIPGATPVPILLPIGIFAILFGLSMDYEVFLLSRIKEEYDRTGDNALAVADGLAKSARVITAGAAVMVTVFLSFALGVDVYGKMFGIGLAAAVLIDATIVRMVLVPATMELLGDRNWWLPGWLDRLLPTIDVDGHDATDSDLGLPDTPVSEPPAPVATGSST, translated from the coding sequence ATGTTGGTACGTCTCGCTGACTGGTGCTACCGCCGCCGTCGTCTCGTGGTCCTCGCCTGGATCGCCGCCCTCGTGGGTGGCTTCGCCCTGGCCAACACCTTCGGCGGCGAGCTCAAGCAGGACTACCTGCAACCCGGCTCGGAGTCCAGAGCCGCCGCGGACACCCTCGAGAACAACTTTCCGCAGAGGGCCGGCGACACCATCCAGGTCGTCGTCCACTCCGAGGACGGCTTCGCCTCACCCCAGGCGCAAGCCCGCGCAGAGGCAATCTTCACCGATGTGGCCGACAGTGACCACGTGGTCGGTGTCGCCAGCCCGTTCGTGGACGGCGGCGCCCAGCAGATCTCCCAGGACGGCACCACGGCGTACGCCGAGGTCGCCCTCGACCAACGCGACAGCGACTTCACCCCCGATCAGGCCAAGGCACTGGTCGAGCCCATCCTCGAGGCCGGCGACGACACCGTCCAGGTCGAGGTCGGCGGCCCGGTGGCTGCGCTGTCCCAGACGGCCCCCTTCGGCACCGAAGGCATCGGGCTCCTCGCCGCCGCCGTCATCTTGCTGTTCACCTTCGGGTCCGCGGTCGCGATGGGACTGCCTCTAGTCACGGCCGTGTTCGGGCTCGGCACCGCGATCGCACTCGGCGAGCTCCTGCGCCGGGTGGTCGACGTCCCGGACTGGGCCCCACCCACCGCGGCGATGGTCGGCCTCGGGGTCGGCATCGACTACGCCTTGCTCATCGTCACCCGGTTCCGCAGCAACCTCGCCGAGGGGCACGAGCCACGGAGGGCCACCGTGGGCGCGATCGCGACCGCCGGGCGGGCTGCCGTGTTCGCCGGCCTCGTCGTCATCGTCTCGATGCTCGGCATCCTGCTGGTCGGCCTGTCGTCCCTGAACGGGTTCGCGTTCACCGTGTCGCTGGCCGTGCTGCTGGTCATGACCGCCTCGGTGACGCTGCTGCCCGCGCTGCTGGGGTTCACGGGACGCAACATCGAGCGGCTGCACGTACCGTTCTTCGGCAAGAACCCGCACGCCTACAACACCTCACGCTGGTACCGGTGGAGCCGCTTCGTCCAACGCCGCCCGTGGGCCGCGGCGGTCGGTGGACTCGCGGTCCTGCTCACGCTCGCCGCTCCGTTCCTCGGACTCCGGCTCGGGTTCCCCGACGCCCAGAACGACCCGCCTTCCTTCACCACCAGCAGGGCCTACGCCCTGCTCGCCGACGGGTTCGGCCCCGGCTTCTCCGGTCCGCTGGTCCTCACCGTGCAGGGCGCCTCCGGCGGCGAGCTGCTCACGGCCACGGACGCGGTCGGCGACCAGTTGGCCGAGGTCGACGGCGTCGCTCGTGTCTCCCCGGCCGTCGTCAACGACGACGGCGACACCGCCGTCCTCAGCGTGGTCGCCACCACCTCCCCGCAGGACGAGGCCACCTCGGACCTGGTCGACGTGCTGCGCGACACTGCCGTCCCGGATGCCGTCGCGGGCACTGGCCTGACCGTCGACGTCGGCGGGATGGCCGCCGCGAACCTCGACATCACCCGGGGGGTCGCTGACCGGCTACTGCTCTTCTTCGGCGGCGTGCTCCTGGTGTCGTTCCTGCTGCTGATGATGGTCTTCCGCTCAGTAGTGGTCCCGCTCAAGGCGGTGCTGATGAACCTGCTCGCGAGCGCCGCCGCCTTCGGCGTCCTCACCGTCGCGGTCAGCGGCGGATGGCTGGGAGAGCTCGTCGGGATCCCGGGGGCCACCCCGGTGCCGATCCTGCTGCCGATCGGGATCTTCGCCATCCTGTTCGGGTTGTCCATGGACTACGAGGTCTTCCTGCTCTCGCGGATCAAGGAGGAGTACGACCGGACCGGCGACAACGCACTCGCCGTCGCCGACGGTCTCGCCAAGTCCGCTCGGGTCATCACTGCCGGCGCTGCGGTCATGGTCACCGTGTTCCTCTCCTTCGCCCTCGGGGTCGACGTCTACGGCAAGATGTTCGGCATCGGCCTTGCGGCCGCCGTCCTCATCGACGCCACCATCGTCCGGATGGTGCTCGTCCCGGCGACCATGGAGCTCCTCGGCGACCGGAACTGGTGGCTGCCCGGCTGGCTCGACAGGCTGCTGCCCACCATCGACGTCGACGGCCATGACGCCACCGACAGCGATCTCGGTCTCCCGGACACACCAGTCAGCGAGCCCCCGGCCCCGGTAGCAACCGGGAGCAGCACGTGA